One region of Skermanella mucosa genomic DNA includes:
- a CDS encoding DUF485 domain-containing protein, whose translation MRQELTHKIRNNPKFAELTQKRTKFGWQLSILMLALYYGFILIVAFVPSLLGVPVYGVITLGIPFGLVIIISAFLLTGIYVRRANSEFDELNRQIIEESRR comes from the coding sequence ATGCGACAAGAACTGACGCATAAGATCAGAAACAACCCAAAATTTGCTGAATTAACCCAAAAGCGCACAAAGTTCGGGTGGCAACTTTCCATCCTGATGCTGGCGCTCTACTACGGCTTTATCCTGATCGTTGCCTTCGTTCCCTCCCTGCTCGGTGTACCGGTCTACGGCGTGATCACGCTCGGAATTCCTTTCGGCCTCGTGATCATCATCTCGGCTTTCTTGCTGACCGGCATCTATGTGCGCCGCGCCAACAGCGAGTTCGACGAATTGAACCGGCAGATCATCGAGGAGAGCAGGCGATGA
- a CDS encoding cation acetate symporter → MKRFTQGAMAAGGLTALVAAPIVAASGTAFAADAISGAVQQQATNWTAIVMFLIFVAGTLGITYWAASKTKTAKDFYSAGGGITGFQNGLAIAGDYMSAASFLGISALVYTSGFDGLIYSIGFLVGWPIILFLIAEQLRNLGKYTFADVASYRLQQTPIRTLAASGSLVVVALYLIAQMVGAGKLIQLLFGLQYVYAVVLVGVLMILYVTFGGMLATTWVQIIKAVLLLSGASFMAIMVLVNYNFNIGALFQAAVDMHPKHVAIMQPGTLVSDPVSAISLGIALMFGTAGLPHILMRFFTVADAKEARKSVFYATGFIGYFYILTFIIGFGAIVLLMNNPEFFRPGPDGTVNPITNMIGGTNMAAIHLARAVGGDLFLGFISAVAFATILAVVSGLTLAGASAVSHDLYASVFRRGRVNEQQEIRVSKIATVCLGILAIILGIAFEQQNIAFMVGLAFAIAASANFPIIFLSMFWKKLTTRGALIGGFMGLISATVMVILGPTVWESVLSHPKGSAPFPYDNPAIFSVTLAFFGSWLFSVLDKSQNAADEERAFEAQYIRSQTGIGAEGASAH, encoded by the coding sequence ATGAAACGGTTTACGCAAGGAGCAATGGCGGCGGGCGGACTGACGGCACTGGTCGCCGCCCCGATCGTGGCGGCATCCGGCACGGCTTTCGCCGCCGACGCGATCAGCGGCGCCGTCCAGCAACAGGCGACCAATTGGACCGCCATCGTCATGTTCCTGATCTTCGTGGCGGGAACCCTGGGGATCACCTACTGGGCCGCGTCCAAGACCAAGACCGCCAAGGACTTCTACTCCGCCGGCGGCGGTATCACCGGCTTCCAGAACGGCTTGGCGATCGCGGGCGACTACATGTCGGCGGCCTCGTTCCTCGGCATCTCGGCGCTGGTCTACACCTCGGGCTTCGACGGGCTGATCTACTCCATCGGCTTCCTGGTCGGCTGGCCGATCATCCTGTTCCTGATCGCGGAGCAGTTGCGCAACCTCGGCAAGTACACCTTTGCCGACGTCGCCTCCTACCGCCTCCAGCAGACCCCGATCCGCACCCTGGCGGCCTCCGGCTCGCTGGTCGTCGTGGCGCTCTACCTGATTGCCCAGATGGTCGGCGCCGGCAAGCTCATCCAGCTCCTGTTCGGCCTGCAGTATGTCTATGCGGTCGTGCTGGTCGGCGTGCTGATGATCCTGTACGTCACCTTCGGCGGCATGCTGGCGACCACCTGGGTGCAGATCATCAAGGCGGTCCTGCTGCTCTCCGGCGCCTCGTTCATGGCGATCATGGTGCTGGTCAACTACAACTTCAATATCGGCGCCCTGTTCCAGGCGGCCGTCGACATGCATCCGAAGCATGTCGCGATCATGCAGCCCGGCACGCTGGTGAGCGATCCCGTCTCGGCGATCTCGCTGGGCATCGCGCTGATGTTCGGCACCGCGGGACTGCCCCACATCCTGATGCGCTTCTTCACCGTCGCCGACGCCAAGGAGGCCCGCAAGTCGGTCTTCTACGCCACCGGCTTCATCGGATACTTCTACATCCTGACCTTCATCATCGGCTTCGGCGCCATCGTCCTGCTGATGAACAATCCGGAATTCTTCCGGCCCGGTCCGGACGGCACGGTCAACCCGATCACCAACATGATCGGCGGTACCAACATGGCGGCGATCCATCTGGCCCGCGCGGTCGGCGGCGACCTGTTCCTCGGCTTCATCTCGGCCGTCGCCTTCGCCACGATCCTCGCGGTGGTCTCGGGCCTGACGCTGGCCGGCGCTTCCGCGGTGTCGCATGACCTCTATGCCTCGGTGTTCCGCCGCGGCCGGGTCAACGAGCAGCAGGAGATCCGGGTCTCCAAGATCGCGACCGTCTGCCTCGGCATCCTGGCGATCATCCTGGGCATCGCGTTCGAACAGCAGAACATCGCCTTCATGGTCGGCCTGGCCTTCGCTATCGCCGCGAGCGCCAACTTCCCGATCATCTTCCTGTCGATGTTCTGGAAGAAGCTGACCACCCGCGGCGCCCTGATCGGCGGCTTCATGGGCCTGATCAGCGCCACCGTCATGGTCATCCTGGGGCCGACCGTGTGGGAGAGCGTGCTTTCCCACCCCAAGGGCAGCGCTCCCTTCCCGTACGACAACCCGGCGATCTTCTCGG